The following coding sequences lie in one Rutidosis leptorrhynchoides isolate AG116_Rl617_1_P2 chromosome 6, CSIRO_AGI_Rlap_v1, whole genome shotgun sequence genomic window:
- the LOC139856038 gene encoding delta(12) fatty acid desaturase DES8.11 codes for MGAGGRMSESTEAKNILERVPIDPPFTLSDLKKAIPAHCFERSLIRSSYYVVHDLIVTYVFYYLANTYIPLLSAPFTYIAWPVYWFCQASILTGLWVIGHECGHHAFSDYQWIDDFVGFILHSALFTPYFSWKYSHRNHHANTNSLDNDEVYIPKRKSKVKIYSKILNNPPGRVFTLVFRLTLGFPLYLLTNISGKKYGRFANHFDPLSPIFTDRERIQVLVSDLGLLAVFYAIKLLVAAKGFAWVMSMYIIPVMGVHIFFVLITYLHHTHLSLPHYDSTEWNWIRGALSTIDRDFGFLNRVFHDVTHTHVLHHLISYIPHYHAKEARDAIKPVLGEFYKIDRTPIFKAMYREAKECIYIEPDEDSEHKGTFWYHKM; via the coding sequence ATGGGTGCAGGTGGTCGAATGTCGGAATCAACCGAAGCCAAAAACATCCTCGAACGTGTCCCGATCGATCCACCATTCACGCTAAGCGATTTAAAGAAAGCGATCCCTGCTCACTGCTTCGAACGATCTCTCATTCGCTCATCTTACTATGTCGTTCACGACCTCATCGTTACTTACGTCTTTTATTACCTCGCAAACACTTATATTCCACTCCTTTCGGCCCCGTTCACTTACATAGCCTGGCCCGTTTACTGGTTTTGTCAAGCTAGCATACTAACCGGGTTATGGGTCATCGGTCACGAATGTGGTCACCATGCATTTAGTGACTATCAATGGATTGATGATTTTGTTGGTTTTATCCTTCATTCCGCACTCTTTACACCTTATTTTTCGTGGAAATATAGCCACCGAAACCATCACGCGAACACAAATTCGCTTGATAACGATGAGGTTTACATTCCAAAGCGAAAATCGAAAGTTAAGATTTACTCAAAGATACTAAACAACCCACCCGGGCGCGTTTTCACTTTGGTGTTTAGGTTAACCCTAGGGTTCCCTTTATACCTCTTAACAAACATTTCGGGCAAAAAATACGGAAGATTCGCTAACCATTTCGATCCATTAAGTCCTATTTTTACCGATCGTGAACGAATTCAAGTACTAGTCTCCGATCTTGGTCTACTTGCTGTTTTTTACGCGATTAAGCTTCTCGTAGCAGCAAAAGGGTTCGCATGGGTGATGTCCATGTACATAATTCCAGTTATGGGTGTGCATATATTTTTCGTGTTGATCACTTATTTGCACCACACTCATCTTTCGTTACCTCACTACGATTCAACCGAATGGAACTGGATCAGAGGGGCATTATCGACAATCGATAGGGATTTCGGGTTCTTGAATAGGGTTTTTCATGATGTTACACACACTCATGTCTTGCATCATTTGATCTCATACATTCCACATTATCATGCCAAAGAGGCCAGAGATGCGATTAAGCCGGTGTTGGGCGAGTTTTATAAGATCGATAGGACTCCGATTTTTAAAGCGATGTATAGAGAGGCTAAGGAATGTATCTACATTGAGCCAGATGAAGATAGTGAACACAAAGGCACATTTTGGTACCATAAAATGTGA